In the genome of Chitinivibrionales bacterium, one region contains:
- a CDS encoding beta-1,3-glucanase family protein: MKKHLSLLLVALFSAAVFGQAGTFPVIFHNNTKVYADSQIYVLFWVQNKYWVDKNGALQPFQAADVNAPGHYTKDGKNYAAVSVRLSDMVNFRCPTSVGGGRLYMSVGSPFLVNVSDGGFALPDPQNPGDPMADAYWDWYEMAYAYNALQFGGNTTQVDIFGFPYSVKVCQSSTHFMDSCGISTSSGWSMPRIMQLFKDSLSAPFQASIKPTRVLAPQNSSQFYVGGAYADYFKPLLDSLWTDWSAKPFTFKYGGSTWTITGNGTDTVTVSGSNSGKMSKPTARSIWANNSFDQMSLNFVAPLSSALCRGVARDSSWYNNPSTYYHKSKTRSEFADLLHRISIHNKAYGFGFDDNNNQSSVLIVGSSQPLDSLVFDLGSFDPATVGSVVPEQKSRANSHAIRMGAHDIVTIQSANPIEKVTLVSLNGKSLHKSVLVNNNAFSIAGLSAGTYCVRITDKQGLTTTQKIWKE, from the coding sequence ATGAAAAAGCACCTCAGCCTTTTGCTCGTTGCGCTGTTCAGTGCCGCAGTGTTCGGCCAGGCCGGGACTTTCCCGGTCATATTCCATAACAATACCAAGGTGTATGCCGACAGCCAGATTTATGTATTATTCTGGGTGCAAAATAAATATTGGGTTGACAAAAACGGCGCGCTGCAGCCCTTTCAAGCGGCAGACGTCAATGCGCCAGGGCATTATACCAAGGACGGCAAGAATTATGCCGCCGTTTCCGTCCGTCTTTCCGATATGGTCAATTTCAGGTGTCCGACTTCGGTCGGCGGCGGACGACTCTACATGTCGGTCGGCAGTCCGTTCCTGGTAAACGTCTCGGACGGCGGGTTCGCGTTGCCCGATCCCCAGAACCCGGGTGATCCCATGGCAGATGCCTACTGGGACTGGTACGAAATGGCCTACGCATATAACGCACTTCAGTTCGGCGGCAATACGACCCAGGTCGATATTTTCGGTTTCCCCTATTCCGTAAAAGTCTGTCAGTCTTCAACGCATTTCATGGACAGTTGCGGTATAAGCACCAGCAGCGGCTGGTCTATGCCACGGATCATGCAACTCTTCAAGGACAGTCTGTCGGCCCCTTTCCAGGCATCCATCAAACCTACCCGTGTTTTGGCACCGCAAAACTCGAGCCAGTTCTATGTTGGAGGCGCCTACGCCGACTATTTCAAACCCCTTCTTGATTCTCTCTGGACGGACTGGTCGGCTAAACCGTTCACGTTCAAATACGGCGGCAGCACCTGGACGATAACCGGAAATGGTACCGATACGGTGACCGTCAGCGGTAGCAATTCAGGAAAAATGAGCAAGCCCACCGCGAGGTCGATCTGGGCCAACAACAGCTTTGACCAGATGAGTCTTAACTTTGTGGCTCCACTTTCATCGGCACTGTGTCGCGGAGTGGCGCGGGACTCCAGTTGGTATAACAACCCTTCCACCTATTATCACAAAAGCAAGACCAGAAGCGAATTCGCCGATCTCCTGCACAGGATCAGCATTCATAATAAGGCCTACGGTTTTGGCTTTGACGACAACAACAATCAGAGTTCGGTCCTGATTGTGGGCAGCTCGCAACCGCTCGACTCCCTTGTCTTTGATTTGGGATCGTTCGATCCCGCCACCGTCGGCTCGGTTGTTCCGGAGCAGAAGTCGCGGGCGAACTCGCATGCGATCCGGATGGGGGCGCATGATATTGTCACCATTCAAAGTGCAAACCCCATTGAAAAAGTCACGCTGGTTTCGCTGAACGGAAAATCGCTTCACAAGAGCGTGCTGGTGAACAATAATGCCTTCAGCATTGCGGGTCTTTCGGCCGGCACCTATTGTGTGCGGATAACGGACAAGCAGGGTCTCACGACAACGCAAAAAATTTGGAAAGAGTAA